From the Sebastes fasciatus isolate fSebFas1 chromosome 3, fSebFas1.pri, whole genome shotgun sequence genome, one window contains:
- the osbp gene encoding oxysterol-binding protein 1 isoform X3, with product MSEPKSPTPTPGDTYKGWLFKWTNYIKGYQRRWFVLSNGLLSYYRTQAEMGHTCRGTINLATANIAVEDSCNFVISNGGAQTYHLKASSEVERQRWITALELAKAKAVHMQAESDDSGDDCPAAPPSAGQGGGCRNLEIQSTLRTLGSKVEDLNTCNDLIVKHGSALQRSLSELEGIRVGGDMGEKMRQVTERATLFRITSNAMINACRDFLSLAQNHSKRWTKALQVERDQRIRLEETLEQLAKQHNHLERAFRGSTVPSSFSNPTLGNKGAVSVKGDASDEDDDNEFFDAMEDPDQFITVPADPKYHRRSNSNLSGLSSETGMDDQSVNFDELSLASNPESPQPLELEPVRQRRTRIPDKPNYYLNLWSIMKNCIGKELSKIPMPVNFNEPLSMLQRLSEDLEYYELLDKAAKCQSSLEQMCYVAAFTVSSYSTTVHRTGKPFNPLLGETFELDRLKDCGYRSLCEQVSHHPPAAAHHAISEKGWTLRQEITLASKFRGKYLSIMPLGSIQCLFEKSNNHYSWKKVTTTVHNIIVGKLWIDQSGEIDVVNHKTGDRCHLKFAPYSYFSRDVPRKVTGVVTDKDGKAHHVLSGTWDEKMEFSRVMQSSKGENGTEGKQRTVYQTLKAKEIWRKNPLPEGAENMYFFSSLALALNEPEEGVAPTDSRRRPDQRLMEDGRWDEANAEKQRLEEKQRIVRREREREAVKAASSPEEGAHSDNYQSMWFEKLDDPVSGETLHVYKGGYWETKDQGDWDACPDIF from the exons ATGTCGGAGCCTAAGTCCCCTACTCCAACCCCTGGAGACACGTACAAGGGTTGGCTCTTCAAGTGGACTAACTACATTAAAGGTTACCAGAGACGCTGGTTTGTTCTGAGCAATGGCTTGCTGTCTTACTACAG GACCCAGGCAGAGATGGGTCACACATGCCGAGGCACCATCAACTTGGCCACAGCCAATATTGCTGTGGAGGACTCGTGCAATTTTGTCATTTCCAACGGAGGTGCGCAGACCTACCACTTGAAGGCCAGCTCAGAAGTGGAGCGACAACGATGGATCACTGCTCTGGAGCTCGCCAAGGCGAAGGCCGTCCACATGCAGGCTGAATCTG ATGACTCGGGTGACGATTGTCCTGCAGCGCCCCCCTCCGCAGGACAGGGTGGAGGCTGCCGTAACTTAGAAATCCAGTCCACACTACGCACACTGGGCAGCAAGGTGGAGGACCTCAACACCTGCAATGATCTCATTGTCAAGCATGGATCTGCCCTGCAAAG GTCTTTGTCAGAACTGGAGGGGATTCGTGTCGGAGGAGACATGGGGGAAAAGATGAGACAAGTTACAGAGAGAGCCACATTGTTCAGAATCACCTCTAATGCCATGATTAAT GCATGTAGAGACTTCCTCTCCCTGGCCCAGAACCACAGTAAGCGCTGGACGAAGGCCTTACAGGTTGAACGGGACCAGAGGATACGGCTGGAGGAGACTCTGGAGCAGCTGGCCAAACAGCACAATCACTTGGAAAGAGCTTTCAGAGGATCTACAGTCCCCTCTTCATTCAGCAATCCCACCTTAGGTAACAAAG GTGCCGTTTCAGTAAAAGGTGATGCCAGTGACGAGGATGATGACAATGAGTTCTTTGACGCTATGGAAGACCCAGACCAGTTTATTACTGTCCCTGCTGACCCCAAGTATCACAG GAGATCTAACAGCAACCTTAGTGGGCTCAGCAGTGAGACTGGAATGGACGATCAGTCAGTCAAT tTTGATGAGCTGTCTTTGGCATCCAACCCAGAGTCTCCACAGCCCCTTGAGTTAGAGCCAGTTAGACAAAGACGGACTCGCATCCCTGACAAGCCCAACTATTACCTCAATCTGTGGAGCATCATGAAGAACTGTATTGGGAAGGAGCTCTCAAAGATACCAATGCCT GTGAATTTCAACGAGCCCCTCTCGATGCTGCAACGTCTATCCGAAGACCTGGAGTACTACGAGCTGCTGGATAAGGCTGCTAAATGTCAGAGCTCTCTAGAGCAGATGTGTTATGTGGCCGCGTTCACAGTCTCTTCCTACTCCACCACGGTCCACCGCACAGGAAAACCCTTCAATCCTCTGCTGGGAGAAACCTTTGAGCTTGATCGGCTAAAAGATTGTGGCTACCGCTCCCTCTGCGAACAG GTGAGTCACCACCCACCTGCTGCAGCTCACCATGCCATCTCTGAAAAGGGCTGGACCCTCAGACAAGAAATTACCCTGGCCAGCAAGTTTAGAGGGAAATATCTCTCTATCATGCCTTTGG GTTCTATCCAGTGTTTATTTGAGAAGAGCAACAATCACTACTCATGGAAGAAAGTGACTACGACAGTACACAACATCATTGTTGGAAAATTATGGATTGACCAG TCAGGGGAGATAGATGTGGTGAACCACAAGACAGGAGATCGCTGCCACCTCAAGTTTGCTCCCTACAGTTACTTCTCCAGAGATGTACCAAGAAAG GTAACAGGAGTAGTAACAGATAAGGACGGGAAGGCCCACCACGTGCTATCGGGAACCTGGGATGAGAAGATGGAGTTCTCCAGGGTAATGCAGAGCAGTAAAGGcgagaacggcactgaaggcaaACAGAGGACCGTCTATCAGACCCTCAAAGCCAAAGAAATCTGGAGAAAGAACCCTTTACC AGAGGGAGCAGAGAACATGTACTTCTTCTCCTCACTGGCCTTGGCGCTCAATGAACCCGAAGAGGGAGTGGCGCCAACAGACAGTCGGCGGCGCCCCGACCAGAGGTTAATGGAGGACGGCCGATGGGATGAGGCTAACGCAGAGAAACAGAGGCTAGAAGAGAAACAGCGCATCGTTCGCCgagaaagggagagggaggCTGTTAAAGCAGCCAGCTCACCTGAGGAAG GCGCTCATTCAGACAACTACCAATCGATGTGGTTTGAGAAGTTAGACGACCCCGTCTCCGGAGAGACCTTGCATGTTTACAAGGGCGGTTACTGGGAGACGAAGGACCAAGGCGACTGGGACGCGTGCCCTGACATCTTCTGA
- the osbp gene encoding oxysterol-binding protein 1 isoform X2 — MSEPKSPTPTPGDTYKGWLFKWTNYIKGYQRRWFVLSNGLLSYYRTQAEMGHTCRGTINLATANIAVEDSCNFVISNGGAQTYHLKASSEVERQRWITALELAKAKAVHMQAESDDSGDDCPAAPPSAGQGGGCRNLEIQSTLRTLGSKVEDLNTCNDLIVKHGSALQRSLSELEGIRVGGDMGEKMRQVTERATLFRITSNAMINACRDFLSLAQNHSKRWTKALQVERDQRIRLEETLEQLAKQHNHLERAFRGSTVPSSFSNPTLGNKGAVSVKGDASDEDDDNEFFDAMEDPDQFITVPADPKYHRRSNSNLSGLSSETGMDDQSVNFDELSLASNPESPQPLELEPVRQRRTRIPDKPNYYLNLWSIMKNCIGKELSKIPMPVNFNEPLSMLQRLSEDLEYYELLDKAAKCQSSLEQMCYVAAFTVSSYSTTVHRTGKPFNPLLGETFELDRLKDCGYRSLCEQVSHHPPAAAHHAISEKGWTLRQEITLASKFRGKYLSIMPLGSIQCLFEKSNNHYSWKKVTTTVHNIIVGKLWIDQSGEIDVVNHKTGDRCHLKFAPYSYFSRDVPRKVTGVVTDKDGKAHHVLSGTWDEKMEFSRVMQSSKGENGTEGKQRTVYQTLKAKEIWRKNPLPEGAENMYFFSSLALALNEPEEGVAPTDSRRRPDQRLMEDGRWDEANAEKQRLEEKQRIVRREREREAVKAASSPEEADAVETGTEAHEVSDESAHSDNYQSMWFEKLDDPVSGETLHVYKGGYWETKDQGDWDACPDIF, encoded by the exons ATGTCGGAGCCTAAGTCCCCTACTCCAACCCCTGGAGACACGTACAAGGGTTGGCTCTTCAAGTGGACTAACTACATTAAAGGTTACCAGAGACGCTGGTTTGTTCTGAGCAATGGCTTGCTGTCTTACTACAG GACCCAGGCAGAGATGGGTCACACATGCCGAGGCACCATCAACTTGGCCACAGCCAATATTGCTGTGGAGGACTCGTGCAATTTTGTCATTTCCAACGGAGGTGCGCAGACCTACCACTTGAAGGCCAGCTCAGAAGTGGAGCGACAACGATGGATCACTGCTCTGGAGCTCGCCAAGGCGAAGGCCGTCCACATGCAGGCTGAATCTG ATGACTCGGGTGACGATTGTCCTGCAGCGCCCCCCTCCGCAGGACAGGGTGGAGGCTGCCGTAACTTAGAAATCCAGTCCACACTACGCACACTGGGCAGCAAGGTGGAGGACCTCAACACCTGCAATGATCTCATTGTCAAGCATGGATCTGCCCTGCAAAG GTCTTTGTCAGAACTGGAGGGGATTCGTGTCGGAGGAGACATGGGGGAAAAGATGAGACAAGTTACAGAGAGAGCCACATTGTTCAGAATCACCTCTAATGCCATGATTAAT GCATGTAGAGACTTCCTCTCCCTGGCCCAGAACCACAGTAAGCGCTGGACGAAGGCCTTACAGGTTGAACGGGACCAGAGGATACGGCTGGAGGAGACTCTGGAGCAGCTGGCCAAACAGCACAATCACTTGGAAAGAGCTTTCAGAGGATCTACAGTCCCCTCTTCATTCAGCAATCCCACCTTAGGTAACAAAG GTGCCGTTTCAGTAAAAGGTGATGCCAGTGACGAGGATGATGACAATGAGTTCTTTGACGCTATGGAAGACCCAGACCAGTTTATTACTGTCCCTGCTGACCCCAAGTATCACAG GAGATCTAACAGCAACCTTAGTGGGCTCAGCAGTGAGACTGGAATGGACGATCAGTCAGTCAAT tTTGATGAGCTGTCTTTGGCATCCAACCCAGAGTCTCCACAGCCCCTTGAGTTAGAGCCAGTTAGACAAAGACGGACTCGCATCCCTGACAAGCCCAACTATTACCTCAATCTGTGGAGCATCATGAAGAACTGTATTGGGAAGGAGCTCTCAAAGATACCAATGCCT GTGAATTTCAACGAGCCCCTCTCGATGCTGCAACGTCTATCCGAAGACCTGGAGTACTACGAGCTGCTGGATAAGGCTGCTAAATGTCAGAGCTCTCTAGAGCAGATGTGTTATGTGGCCGCGTTCACAGTCTCTTCCTACTCCACCACGGTCCACCGCACAGGAAAACCCTTCAATCCTCTGCTGGGAGAAACCTTTGAGCTTGATCGGCTAAAAGATTGTGGCTACCGCTCCCTCTGCGAACAG GTGAGTCACCACCCACCTGCTGCAGCTCACCATGCCATCTCTGAAAAGGGCTGGACCCTCAGACAAGAAATTACCCTGGCCAGCAAGTTTAGAGGGAAATATCTCTCTATCATGCCTTTGG GTTCTATCCAGTGTTTATTTGAGAAGAGCAACAATCACTACTCATGGAAGAAAGTGACTACGACAGTACACAACATCATTGTTGGAAAATTATGGATTGACCAG TCAGGGGAGATAGATGTGGTGAACCACAAGACAGGAGATCGCTGCCACCTCAAGTTTGCTCCCTACAGTTACTTCTCCAGAGATGTACCAAGAAAG GTAACAGGAGTAGTAACAGATAAGGACGGGAAGGCCCACCACGTGCTATCGGGAACCTGGGATGAGAAGATGGAGTTCTCCAGGGTAATGCAGAGCAGTAAAGGcgagaacggcactgaaggcaaACAGAGGACCGTCTATCAGACCCTCAAAGCCAAAGAAATCTGGAGAAAGAACCCTTTACC AGAGGGAGCAGAGAACATGTACTTCTTCTCCTCACTGGCCTTGGCGCTCAATGAACCCGAAGAGGGAGTGGCGCCAACAGACAGTCGGCGGCGCCCCGACCAGAGGTTAATGGAGGACGGCCGATGGGATGAGGCTAACGCAGAGAAACAGAGGCTAGAAGAGAAACAGCGCATCGTTCGCCgagaaagggagagggaggCTGTTAAAGCAGCCAGCTCACCTGAGGAAG CTGATGCAGTGGAGACTGGCACAGAAGCACATGAGGTTTCTGATGAAA GCGCTCATTCAGACAACTACCAATCGATGTGGTTTGAGAAGTTAGACGACCCCGTCTCCGGAGAGACCTTGCATGTTTACAAGGGCGGTTACTGGGAGACGAAGGACCAAGGCGACTGGGACGCGTGCCCTGACATCTTCTGA
- the osbp gene encoding oxysterol-binding protein 1 isoform X1 gives MSEPKSPTPTPGDTYKGWLFKWTNYIKGYQRRWFVLSNGLLSYYRTQAEMGHTCRGTINLATANIAVEDSCNFVISNGGAQTYHLKASSEVERQRWITALELAKAKAVHMQAESDDSGDDCPAAPPSAGQGGGCRNLEIQSTLRTLGSKVEDLNTCNDLIVKHGSALQRSLSELEGIRVGGDMGEKMRQVTERATLFRITSNAMINACRDFLSLAQNHSKRWTKALQVERDQRIRLEETLEQLAKQHNHLERAFRGSTVPSSFSNPTLGNKGAVSVKGDASDEDDDNEFFDAMEDPDQFITVPADPKYHRRSNSNLSGLSSETGMDDQSVNFDELSLASNPESPQPLELEPVRQRRTRIPDKPNYYLNLWSIMKNCIGKELSKIPMPVNFNEPLSMLQRLSEDLEYYELLDKAAKCQSSLEQMCYVAAFTVSSYSTTVHRTGKPFNPLLGETFELDRLKDCGYRSLCEQVSHHPPAAAHHAISEKGWTLRQEITLASKFRGKYLSIMPLGSIQCLFEKSNNHYSWKKVTTTVHNIIVGKLWIDQSGEIDVVNHKTGDRCHLKFAPYSYFSRDVPRKVTGVVTDKDGKAHHVLSGTWDEKMEFSRVMQSSKGENGTEGKQRTVYQTLKAKEIWRKNPLPEGAENMYFFSSLALALNEPEEGVAPTDSRRRPDQRLMEDGRWDEANAEKQRLEEKQRIVRREREREAVKAASSPEEAVTEDSINDSPLKTDAVETGTEAHEVSDESAHSDNYQSMWFEKLDDPVSGETLHVYKGGYWETKDQGDWDACPDIF, from the exons ATGTCGGAGCCTAAGTCCCCTACTCCAACCCCTGGAGACACGTACAAGGGTTGGCTCTTCAAGTGGACTAACTACATTAAAGGTTACCAGAGACGCTGGTTTGTTCTGAGCAATGGCTTGCTGTCTTACTACAG GACCCAGGCAGAGATGGGTCACACATGCCGAGGCACCATCAACTTGGCCACAGCCAATATTGCTGTGGAGGACTCGTGCAATTTTGTCATTTCCAACGGAGGTGCGCAGACCTACCACTTGAAGGCCAGCTCAGAAGTGGAGCGACAACGATGGATCACTGCTCTGGAGCTCGCCAAGGCGAAGGCCGTCCACATGCAGGCTGAATCTG ATGACTCGGGTGACGATTGTCCTGCAGCGCCCCCCTCCGCAGGACAGGGTGGAGGCTGCCGTAACTTAGAAATCCAGTCCACACTACGCACACTGGGCAGCAAGGTGGAGGACCTCAACACCTGCAATGATCTCATTGTCAAGCATGGATCTGCCCTGCAAAG GTCTTTGTCAGAACTGGAGGGGATTCGTGTCGGAGGAGACATGGGGGAAAAGATGAGACAAGTTACAGAGAGAGCCACATTGTTCAGAATCACCTCTAATGCCATGATTAAT GCATGTAGAGACTTCCTCTCCCTGGCCCAGAACCACAGTAAGCGCTGGACGAAGGCCTTACAGGTTGAACGGGACCAGAGGATACGGCTGGAGGAGACTCTGGAGCAGCTGGCCAAACAGCACAATCACTTGGAAAGAGCTTTCAGAGGATCTACAGTCCCCTCTTCATTCAGCAATCCCACCTTAGGTAACAAAG GTGCCGTTTCAGTAAAAGGTGATGCCAGTGACGAGGATGATGACAATGAGTTCTTTGACGCTATGGAAGACCCAGACCAGTTTATTACTGTCCCTGCTGACCCCAAGTATCACAG GAGATCTAACAGCAACCTTAGTGGGCTCAGCAGTGAGACTGGAATGGACGATCAGTCAGTCAAT tTTGATGAGCTGTCTTTGGCATCCAACCCAGAGTCTCCACAGCCCCTTGAGTTAGAGCCAGTTAGACAAAGACGGACTCGCATCCCTGACAAGCCCAACTATTACCTCAATCTGTGGAGCATCATGAAGAACTGTATTGGGAAGGAGCTCTCAAAGATACCAATGCCT GTGAATTTCAACGAGCCCCTCTCGATGCTGCAACGTCTATCCGAAGACCTGGAGTACTACGAGCTGCTGGATAAGGCTGCTAAATGTCAGAGCTCTCTAGAGCAGATGTGTTATGTGGCCGCGTTCACAGTCTCTTCCTACTCCACCACGGTCCACCGCACAGGAAAACCCTTCAATCCTCTGCTGGGAGAAACCTTTGAGCTTGATCGGCTAAAAGATTGTGGCTACCGCTCCCTCTGCGAACAG GTGAGTCACCACCCACCTGCTGCAGCTCACCATGCCATCTCTGAAAAGGGCTGGACCCTCAGACAAGAAATTACCCTGGCCAGCAAGTTTAGAGGGAAATATCTCTCTATCATGCCTTTGG GTTCTATCCAGTGTTTATTTGAGAAGAGCAACAATCACTACTCATGGAAGAAAGTGACTACGACAGTACACAACATCATTGTTGGAAAATTATGGATTGACCAG TCAGGGGAGATAGATGTGGTGAACCACAAGACAGGAGATCGCTGCCACCTCAAGTTTGCTCCCTACAGTTACTTCTCCAGAGATGTACCAAGAAAG GTAACAGGAGTAGTAACAGATAAGGACGGGAAGGCCCACCACGTGCTATCGGGAACCTGGGATGAGAAGATGGAGTTCTCCAGGGTAATGCAGAGCAGTAAAGGcgagaacggcactgaaggcaaACAGAGGACCGTCTATCAGACCCTCAAAGCCAAAGAAATCTGGAGAAAGAACCCTTTACC AGAGGGAGCAGAGAACATGTACTTCTTCTCCTCACTGGCCTTGGCGCTCAATGAACCCGAAGAGGGAGTGGCGCCAACAGACAGTCGGCGGCGCCCCGACCAGAGGTTAATGGAGGACGGCCGATGGGATGAGGCTAACGCAGAGAAACAGAGGCTAGAAGAGAAACAGCGCATCGTTCGCCgagaaagggagagggaggCTGTTAAAGCAGCCAGCTCACCTGAGGAAG CTGTCACTGAGGATTCAATCAATGATTCACCCTTGAAAA CTGATGCAGTGGAGACTGGCACAGAAGCACATGAGGTTTCTGATGAAA GCGCTCATTCAGACAACTACCAATCGATGTGGTTTGAGAAGTTAGACGACCCCGTCTCCGGAGAGACCTTGCATGTTTACAAGGGCGGTTACTGGGAGACGAAGGACCAAGGCGACTGGGACGCGTGCCCTGACATCTTCTGA
- the osbp gene encoding oxysterol-binding protein 1 isoform X5, which yields MSEPKSPTPTPGDTYKGWLFKWTNYIKGYQRRWFVLSNGLLSYYRTQAEMGHTCRGTINLATANIAVEDSCNFVISNGGAQTYHLKASSEVERQRWITALELAKAKAVHMQAESDDSGDDCPAAPPSAGQGGGCRNLEIQSTLRTLGSKVEDLNTCNDLIVKHGSALQRSLSELEGIRVGGDMGEKMRQVTERATLFRITSNAMINACRDFLSLAQNHSKRWTKALQVERDQRIRLEETLEQLAKQHNHLERAFRGSTVPSSFSNPTLGNKGAVSVKGDASDEDDDNEFFDAMEDPDQFITVPADPKYHRRSNSNLSGLSSETGMDDQSVNFDELSLASNPESPQPLELEPVRQRRTRIPDKPNYYLNLWSIMKNCIGKELSKIPMPVNFNEPLSMLQRLSEDLEYYELLDKAAKCQSSLEQMCYVAAFTVSSYSTTVHRTGKPFNPLLGETFELDRLKDCGYRSLCEQVSHHPPAAAHHAISEKGWTLRQEITLASKFRGKYLSIMPLGSIQCLFEKSNNHYSWKKVTTTVHNIIVGKLWIDQSGEIDVVNHKTGDRCHLKFAPYSYFSRDVPRKVTGVVTDKDGKAHHVLSGTWDEKMEFSRVMQSSKGENGTEGKQRTVYQTLKAKEIWRKNPLPEGAENMYFFSSLALALNEPEEGVAPTDSRRRPDQRLMEDGRWDEANAEKQRLEEKQRIVRREREREAVKAASSPEEADAVETGTEAHEVSDETDTEDSPPLTPVACK from the exons ATGTCGGAGCCTAAGTCCCCTACTCCAACCCCTGGAGACACGTACAAGGGTTGGCTCTTCAAGTGGACTAACTACATTAAAGGTTACCAGAGACGCTGGTTTGTTCTGAGCAATGGCTTGCTGTCTTACTACAG GACCCAGGCAGAGATGGGTCACACATGCCGAGGCACCATCAACTTGGCCACAGCCAATATTGCTGTGGAGGACTCGTGCAATTTTGTCATTTCCAACGGAGGTGCGCAGACCTACCACTTGAAGGCCAGCTCAGAAGTGGAGCGACAACGATGGATCACTGCTCTGGAGCTCGCCAAGGCGAAGGCCGTCCACATGCAGGCTGAATCTG ATGACTCGGGTGACGATTGTCCTGCAGCGCCCCCCTCCGCAGGACAGGGTGGAGGCTGCCGTAACTTAGAAATCCAGTCCACACTACGCACACTGGGCAGCAAGGTGGAGGACCTCAACACCTGCAATGATCTCATTGTCAAGCATGGATCTGCCCTGCAAAG GTCTTTGTCAGAACTGGAGGGGATTCGTGTCGGAGGAGACATGGGGGAAAAGATGAGACAAGTTACAGAGAGAGCCACATTGTTCAGAATCACCTCTAATGCCATGATTAAT GCATGTAGAGACTTCCTCTCCCTGGCCCAGAACCACAGTAAGCGCTGGACGAAGGCCTTACAGGTTGAACGGGACCAGAGGATACGGCTGGAGGAGACTCTGGAGCAGCTGGCCAAACAGCACAATCACTTGGAAAGAGCTTTCAGAGGATCTACAGTCCCCTCTTCATTCAGCAATCCCACCTTAGGTAACAAAG GTGCCGTTTCAGTAAAAGGTGATGCCAGTGACGAGGATGATGACAATGAGTTCTTTGACGCTATGGAAGACCCAGACCAGTTTATTACTGTCCCTGCTGACCCCAAGTATCACAG GAGATCTAACAGCAACCTTAGTGGGCTCAGCAGTGAGACTGGAATGGACGATCAGTCAGTCAAT tTTGATGAGCTGTCTTTGGCATCCAACCCAGAGTCTCCACAGCCCCTTGAGTTAGAGCCAGTTAGACAAAGACGGACTCGCATCCCTGACAAGCCCAACTATTACCTCAATCTGTGGAGCATCATGAAGAACTGTATTGGGAAGGAGCTCTCAAAGATACCAATGCCT GTGAATTTCAACGAGCCCCTCTCGATGCTGCAACGTCTATCCGAAGACCTGGAGTACTACGAGCTGCTGGATAAGGCTGCTAAATGTCAGAGCTCTCTAGAGCAGATGTGTTATGTGGCCGCGTTCACAGTCTCTTCCTACTCCACCACGGTCCACCGCACAGGAAAACCCTTCAATCCTCTGCTGGGAGAAACCTTTGAGCTTGATCGGCTAAAAGATTGTGGCTACCGCTCCCTCTGCGAACAG GTGAGTCACCACCCACCTGCTGCAGCTCACCATGCCATCTCTGAAAAGGGCTGGACCCTCAGACAAGAAATTACCCTGGCCAGCAAGTTTAGAGGGAAATATCTCTCTATCATGCCTTTGG GTTCTATCCAGTGTTTATTTGAGAAGAGCAACAATCACTACTCATGGAAGAAAGTGACTACGACAGTACACAACATCATTGTTGGAAAATTATGGATTGACCAG TCAGGGGAGATAGATGTGGTGAACCACAAGACAGGAGATCGCTGCCACCTCAAGTTTGCTCCCTACAGTTACTTCTCCAGAGATGTACCAAGAAAG GTAACAGGAGTAGTAACAGATAAGGACGGGAAGGCCCACCACGTGCTATCGGGAACCTGGGATGAGAAGATGGAGTTCTCCAGGGTAATGCAGAGCAGTAAAGGcgagaacggcactgaaggcaaACAGAGGACCGTCTATCAGACCCTCAAAGCCAAAGAAATCTGGAGAAAGAACCCTTTACC AGAGGGAGCAGAGAACATGTACTTCTTCTCCTCACTGGCCTTGGCGCTCAATGAACCCGAAGAGGGAGTGGCGCCAACAGACAGTCGGCGGCGCCCCGACCAGAGGTTAATGGAGGACGGCCGATGGGATGAGGCTAACGCAGAGAAACAGAGGCTAGAAGAGAAACAGCGCATCGTTCGCCgagaaagggagagggaggCTGTTAAAGCAGCCAGCTCACCTGAGGAAG CTGATGCAGTGGAGACTGGCACAGAAGCACATGAGGTTTCTGATGAAA CTGACACAGAGGACTCTCCGCCTCTTACACCTGTTGCATGCAAGTAG